The Desulfobulbaceae bacterium DB1 genome includes a region encoding these proteins:
- a CDS encoding NAD-dependent malic enzyme encodes MTEDMYAFKYGEYGNTESIIVKKTGLALQYFNHINKGTAFTEDERKRLGLDGAFPPSPRPLALQVVNSAEKVRNKENDIERYIYIRALYDRNTTLAHALIQSDIEKLMGIIYTPTVGLACQRYSSIFRTANGIHFYPGNIDRAEEILRSYVHLGIRVAVVTDNQGILGIGDQGAGGIAICLGKLMLYTQGAGIAPWHCLPVSLDVGTNNKALLEDEYYLGWRHSRLSGDEYVRFVQRFAKAFRAVFPNALCQWEDFSKQNAFAIRDAYLHDLISFNDDIQGTGAVTLAGILTAMRIKKEKLEDQVYLIHGAGAGGVGIAEQIETALREKGLSPQEARRRIFTLDSRGLVTTTRNLEPYKEKFAKDPAGLPWYQQDGDGSLVNVVKNEKVTVLIGTSGQGGCFTEDVIKASLGNTSRPVILPLSNPTSMTEALPEDIYRWTDGRALVATGSPFPPVTHNGRTYRVAQCNNVFVFPGVGLGIIASGAKEVLPSFFTAAAHAVSRCVTDEAMERGELLPPVATLREVSQKVAQAVGLTAITANVGRLCAFSDFQHDNDPKRLAALIAGMRWDPEYLPIEVRHFSL; translated from the coding sequence ATGACGGAAGACATGTACGCATTCAAGTATGGCGAATACGGCAATACCGAATCAATTATCGTCAAAAAAACCGGGCTTGCGCTCCAGTATTTCAACCACATCAACAAAGGAACGGCCTTTACCGAAGATGAACGCAAACGTCTCGGCCTTGACGGCGCTTTTCCGCCCTCTCCCCGTCCCCTTGCACTGCAGGTGGTCAACAGCGCGGAAAAGGTGCGAAACAAGGAAAACGACATTGAGCGCTACATTTACATTCGCGCCCTGTACGACCGCAACACCACCCTGGCCCACGCCCTGATTCAAAGCGACATCGAAAAACTGATGGGCATCATCTACACCCCCACCGTGGGACTCGCCTGTCAGCGTTATTCCTCCATTTTCCGCACCGCCAACGGCATCCATTTTTACCCCGGCAACATCGACCGGGCCGAGGAAATCCTGCGCAGCTACGTGCACCTGGGAATCAGGGTGGCGGTGGTCACCGACAACCAGGGAATCCTGGGCATCGGCGACCAGGGAGCGGGCGGCATTGCCATCTGCCTGGGCAAACTGATGCTTTATACCCAGGGGGCGGGAATTGCCCCTTGGCACTGTCTGCCGGTTTCCCTTGATGTGGGCACCAACAACAAGGCCCTGCTGGAAGATGAATACTATCTCGGCTGGCGTCATTCCAGGCTCTCCGGCGACGAGTATGTCAGATTCGTCCAGCGCTTTGCCAAGGCGTTCCGGGCCGTCTTTCCCAACGCCCTCTGCCAGTGGGAGGATTTTTCCAAGCAGAACGCCTTTGCCATTCGCGACGCCTACCTGCATGACCTGATTTCCTTTAATGACGATATCCAGGGCACGGGTGCGGTAACATTGGCCGGCATCCTGACCGCCATGCGAATTAAAAAAGAAAAGCTGGAGGATCAGGTCTATCTCATCCATGGTGCCGGTGCAGGCGGGGTGGGCATTGCCGAACAGATTGAAACCGCGTTGCGGGAAAAAGGCTTAAGCCCCCAGGAAGCCCGGCGCCGGATCTTTACCCTGGACAGCCGCGGACTGGTGACGACAACACGCAACCTTGAACCCTATAAGGAAAAATTCGCCAAGGATCCGGCCGGACTCCCCTGGTATCAACAGGACGGGGACGGCTCCCTGGTCAATGTGGTGAAAAACGAAAAGGTGACGGTTTTAATCGGCACCTCCGGTCAGGGTGGTTGTTTTACCGAAGATGTGATAAAGGCGTCTCTCGGCAATACGTCACGACCGGTCATCCTGCCGCTCAGCAATCCCACCTCCATGACCGAGGCCCTGCCCGAGGACATTTACCGATGGACGGATGGCCGGGCGCTGGTCGCCACCGGCAGCCCCTTCCCGCCGGTAACCCATAACGGCCGGACATACAGGGTCGCGCAGTGCAACAACGTTTTTGTCTTTCCCGGCGTCGGACTCGGCATCATTGCTTCCGGGGCCAAGGAGGTGTTGCCCTCCTTTTTCACCGCCGCGGCTCATGCGGTTTCCCGCTGCGTCACCGATGAGGCCATGGAACGGGGTGAACTGCTGCCGCCGGTGGCAACCCTGCGAGAGGTCAGCCAAAAGGTGGCCCAGGCCGTGGGCCTGACGGCAATCACCGCCAATGTGGGTCGTCTTTGCGCCTTCAGCGACTTCCAGCATGACAATGACCCAAAGCGGCTGGCCGCCCTGATTGCCGGCATGCGCTGGGATCCCGAGTACCTGCCCATCGAGGTGAGGCACTTTTCACTTTAG